A stretch of Ascochyta rabiei chromosome 6, complete sequence DNA encodes these proteins:
- a CDS encoding Sulfate adenylyltransferase: protein MANTPHGGVLKDLIARDAPRRKELFAEAETLPAIVLSERQLCDLELILNGGFSPLEGFLNQKDYDSVVQTERLSDGNVFAMPITLDVAQQTIDELGVKAGARIALRDFRDDRNLAIITVDDVYRPNKSDEAKKVFGGDAEHPAVKYLHESVHDLYVGGKLEAIDRLEHYDYVSLRFTPAELRSHFDKLGWSKVVAFQTRNPMHRAHRELTVRAARARQANVLIHPVVGLTKPGDIDHFTRVRVYQALLPRYPNGMAALALLPLAMRMGGPREAIWHAVIRKNFGATHFIVGRDHAGPGKNSKGDEFYGPYDAQDAVEKYKDELGIEVVPFQMMTYLPDTDEYKPKDEVAQGIKTLDISGTELRKRLRTGQEIPEWFSYPEVVRVLRESHPPRSKQGFTVFLTGYQNSGKDAIARALNVTLNQQGGRSVSLLLGDTVRSELSSELGFSRQDRDTNIARIAFVASELTKSGAAVIAAPIAPFEGSRKSAKELVEKYGSFYLIHVATPLEYCEKTDKRGIYAKARAGEVKGFTGVDDPYEAPTNADLTIDISKSNVRTAVHQIVLLLEASGLLEQL, encoded by the coding sequence CTGATTGCGCGCGATGCCCCGCGGCGCAAGGAGCTCTTCGCCGAGGCGGAGACGCTGCCGGCGATTGTGCTGAGCGAGAGGCAGCTGTGCGACTTGGAGCTGATCCTGAACGGAGGATTCTCGCCGCTCGAGGGCTTCCTCAACCAGAAGGACTACGACAGCGTGGTGCAGACGGAGCGCCTGAGCGACGGCAATGTCTTCGCCATGCCCATCACGCTCGATGTGGCCCAGCAGACCATCGACGAGCTCGGAGTCAAGGCCGGGGCGCGCATCGCCCTGCGCGACTTCCGCGACGACCGCAACCTGGCCATCATCACCGTCGACGACGTCTACCGGCCGAACAAGTCGGACGAGGCCAAGAAGGTGTTTGGCGGCGACGCCGAGCACCCGGCGGTCAAGTACCTCCACGAGAGCGTGCACGACTTGTACGTCGGCGGCAAGCTCGAGGCCATCGACCGTCTGGAGCACTACGACTACGTCAGCCTGCGCTTCACCCCCGCCGAGCTGCGCTCGCACTTCGACAAGCTGGGCTGGTCCAAGGTCGTCGCCTTCCAGACGCGCAACCCCATGCACCGCGCCCACCGCGAGCTGACGGTCCGCGCCGCCCGCGCCCGCCAGGCCAACGTGCTCATCCACCCCGTCGTCGGCCTGACCAAGCCCGGCGACATCGACCACTTCACCCGCGTGCGCGTCTACCAGGCCCTGCTGCCCCGCTACCCCAACGGCATGGCCGCCCTCGCCCTGCTGCCCCTCGCCATGCGCATGGGCGGCCCCCGCGAGGCCATCTGGCACGCCGTCATCCGCAAGAACTTCGGCGCCACCCACTTCATCGTCGGCCGCGACCACGCCGGGCCCGGCAAGAACTCAAAGGGCGACGAGTTCTACGGCCCCTACGACGCCCAGGACGCCGTCGAGAAGTACAAGGACGAGCTCGGCATCGAGGTCGTCCCCTTCCAGATGATGACCTACCTGCCCGACACGGACGAGTACAAGCCCAAGGACGAGGTCGCCCAGGGCATCAAGACGCTCGACATCTCCGGCACCGAGCTGCGCAAGCGCCTGAGGACCGGCCAGGAGATCCCCGAGTGGTTCTCCTACCCCGAGGTCGTCCGCGTCCTGCGCGAGTCCCACCCGCCCCGCTCCAAGCAGGGCTTCACCGTCTTCCTGACCGGCTACCAGAACTCGGGCAAGGACGCCATCGCCCGCGCCCTCAACGTCACCCTCAACCAGCAGGGCGGCCGCTCCGTCTCGCTGCTGCTCGGCGACACCGTCCGCTCCGAGCTGTCCTCGGAGCTGGGCTTCAGCCGCCAGGACCGCGACACCAACATCGCCCGCATCGCCTTTGTCGCCTCGGAGCTGACCAAGTCGGGCGCCGCCGTCATCGCCGCGCCCATTGCGCCCTTTGAGGGCTCGCGCAAGAGCGCAAAGGAGCTCGTCGAGAAATACGGCTCCTTCTACCTCATCCACGTCGCCACACCGCTCGAGTACTGCGAGAAGACGGACAAGCGCGGCATCTACGCCAAGGCGCGCGCCGGCGAGGTCAAGGGCTTCACCGGCGTCGACGACCCCTACGAGGCCCCCACCAACGCCGACCTCACCATCGACATCAGCAAGAGCAATGTCCGCACCGCTGTCCACCAGATCGTCCTCTTGCTCGAGGCTAGCGGTCTGTTGGAGCAGTTGTAG